One part of the Paraglaciecola sp. L3A3 genome encodes these proteins:
- a CDS encoding MFS transporter, whose product MVNNPNSNVTRFSLIAAFGGFVFGLDAANISGAIRYVSSLFELDSIQQGTVVGCALLGVIVALFFTGSLCEKFGRAKTLLAIGFTYSLSSLISATAVNYEMLVIGRFIGGVAFASITVSAMYIGEIAPPEKRGKFVSVNQFMIGLGLLLAFVINYFLIKYIDEISWINNDNIWRYMLGAELVANALWIALLLKIPESPRWLVMQGREEEAAKVFARIAPKEQITGLIDSVKQSLHNEPKLPIKKQLKELFSGRMRFVLLIAVCYAIVQGATGMNAVLFFAPMVFEQVGMSVEDTFMQTITTGVVGLIATFIAIAFVEKLGRRFLTLAGLVLVVVAHGSTWFGFSQAKYVFDEKAVASIVVELKAENIPTESVERLLGRTFDNDVTLKTKLSEMYNKKELPIVSGVIIHNSVVGINAPLVLFGIFAFLAAFNLSIGPIMWVIFSEVFPNSVRSVALPFAALVQTISSWSIQQFFPWQLDNMGVASIFFIYATLGLVGLIVMWFILPETKGKSIEDIERQLVRS is encoded by the coding sequence ATGGTAAATAATCCAAATTCTAACGTCACACGGTTTTCACTGATTGCTGCTTTTGGTGGATTTGTCTTCGGTTTAGATGCCGCTAATATTTCTGGGGCAATACGGTATGTTAGTTCTTTATTTGAATTAGACAGTATTCAACAAGGGACTGTAGTCGGTTGTGCGTTATTAGGCGTCATTGTTGCACTCTTTTTTACTGGTTCTTTGTGTGAAAAGTTTGGTCGAGCTAAAACTTTATTAGCGATCGGTTTTACTTATTCTTTATCTTCTTTAATTTCAGCCACTGCGGTAAATTACGAGATGCTAGTTATCGGACGCTTTATTGGCGGCGTAGCCTTTGCTTCAATTACTGTGTCGGCTATGTATATAGGTGAGATAGCCCCACCTGAAAAGCGCGGAAAGTTTGTTTCAGTGAATCAATTTATGATTGGGCTCGGGTTATTGTTGGCTTTTGTGATCAACTATTTCTTAATTAAATACATTGATGAAATTAGTTGGATTAATAACGATAACATTTGGCGCTACATGCTGGGTGCAGAACTCGTTGCAAATGCTCTGTGGATTGCATTGTTACTGAAAATTCCAGAGTCTCCACGCTGGTTAGTGATGCAAGGTAGAGAAGAAGAAGCGGCAAAGGTATTTGCACGTATTGCGCCAAAAGAACAAATTACTGGGCTAATAGATAGTGTTAAACAAAGTTTACACAATGAGCCTAAGCTGCCAATTAAAAAGCAACTTAAAGAGTTGTTTAGTGGGCGGATGCGTTTTGTGCTTCTTATTGCAGTGTGTTATGCCATTGTGCAAGGCGCAACTGGTATGAATGCGGTGCTGTTTTTTGCCCCTATGGTATTTGAACAGGTGGGTATGAGTGTTGAAGATACCTTTATGCAAACCATTACCACAGGTGTAGTGGGGTTAATTGCAACCTTTATTGCCATTGCATTTGTTGAAAAGCTAGGTCGTAGGTTTTTAACCTTAGCGGGTTTAGTTTTAGTGGTGGTGGCTCATGGGTCTACTTGGTTTGGTTTTAGTCAGGCGAAATATGTGTTTGATGAAAAAGCCGTGGCCAGCATTGTGGTTGAATTAAAAGCAGAAAATATACCCACCGAAAGTGTTGAACGTTTATTAGGCCGTACCTTTGATAATGATGTGACGCTTAAAACAAAGCTGTCTGAAATGTATAATAAAAAAGAATTACCCATAGTTAGTGGTGTAATTATACATAATAGTGTTGTGGGTATTAACGCACCTTTGGTACTATTTGGTATCTTTGCATTTTTAGCTGCATTTAATTTGTCAATTGGGCCGATCATGTGGGTGATATTTTCTGAAGTATTCCCTAACTCGGTACGTAGTGTTGCTCTGCCTTTTGCTGCTTTAGTGCAAACAATTTCATCATGGTCCATTCAACAATTTTTCCCATGGCAATTAGATAACATGGGGGTGGCGAGCATATTCTTTATTTATGCGACGCTAGGATTAGTTGGATTAATTGTTATGTGGTTTATCTTGCCCGAAACTAAAGGCAAATCGATAGAGGATATTGAGCGTCAGTTAGTTCGCTCTTAA
- a CDS encoding SMP-30/gluconolactonase/LRE family protein: protein MLQVVRHIVLITLLTSNNIYASAPAESNKLTATLFSQLPDNCPTPDAFDIAPDGSLTLTCPNYSNRKLEGELFSLDKNGNVTHLATVPRIDKNNKANPMGLAYGPDGALYVADSRGPKHGRILKLTFEGKKIVSSDIVASGLNPNGLRYHQGYLYATQPKMPRVKTTKSTSVVYRFKASDRNIKVTNTLADENIIFSVETQNPDRQFGLDGLVFDQKGHLYTTDFGDGIIYKLTLDQQKSVQTQELYAQVPNTVGVDGMAIDLKGNLYLAGFSQNQILKVNTQGAVSIIADYPDNDGSNGQLDQPADLIVYEDKLIISNFDLMVSKGMLNTKHSKPYTLSVIDLK from the coding sequence ATGCTACAAGTCGTCCGCCACATAGTGTTAATTACATTATTAACCAGTAATAATATTTACGCATCCGCTCCAGCTGAAAGCAACAAACTAACGGCTACACTTTTTAGTCAGCTCCCTGACAATTGTCCAACTCCTGATGCATTTGATATTGCGCCAGATGGTAGTTTGACATTAACGTGTCCCAACTACTCGAATAGAAAATTAGAAGGTGAGTTATTTAGTTTGGATAAAAACGGAAACGTCACCCATCTGGCTACAGTGCCAAGAATTGACAAAAATAATAAAGCTAATCCCATGGGCTTAGCATACGGACCAGATGGCGCCTTATACGTAGCAGATAGTAGAGGCCCAAAACATGGGCGTATCCTTAAACTCACATTCGAAGGCAAAAAAATAGTATCAAGCGATATTGTTGCATCAGGCCTTAATCCTAATGGCCTGCGCTACCATCAAGGTTATCTATATGCCACTCAACCCAAAATGCCCAGAGTAAAAACGACAAAAAGTACCAGTGTTGTCTATCGATTTAAAGCTAGCGATCGAAACATTAAGGTCACTAATACTTTAGCTGACGAAAACATAATTTTTAGTGTAGAAACTCAAAACCCTGATCGTCAATTTGGATTGGACGGCTTAGTGTTTGATCAAAAAGGTCATTTGTACACCACCGATTTTGGTGACGGCATTATTTATAAACTGACATTAGATCAACAAAAAAGCGTACAGACTCAAGAACTTTATGCACAAGTACCGAATACTGTAGGTGTAGACGGCATGGCTATCGATCTAAAAGGTAATTTATATTTAGCTGGTTTTTCACAAAACCAAATATTAAAAGTAAATACTCAAGGAGCGGTTTCTATTATCGCGGATTACCCAGACAATGACGGTAGCAATGGTCAATTAGATCAACCTGCCGACTTAATTGTTTATGAGGATAAATTGATCATCTCAAACTTTGATTTAATGGTCAGTAAAGGCATGTTGAATACCAAACATAGTAAACCTTACACGTTATCAGTAATTGATTTGAAGTAG